A single Anopheles arabiensis isolate DONGOLA chromosome 2, AaraD3, whole genome shotgun sequence DNA region contains:
- the LOC120898830 gene encoding HEAT repeat-containing protein 5B isoform X5, which yields MGHIENLSLFRYIRDAATQSLKHFPQLHPFDSSSPDGAEAQEEEEAEAELSARMELSHSLTLNEAALSQLPEQKRPVFIFEWLRFLDKVLVAAQKSDIKGCQKKLVEQLTQHIQGAPGPPTRKLIARCLATLFSVGDTFLLFETVNKCNDILKNKDDSPSYLPTRLAAICVVGCMYEKLGRMMGRSYEETVQILLKSLKNAESQSRIEIMMTLEKVCAGMGSAIANVHKDIYKAVRYCLTDRVMAVRVAASNCLLEMTGHAPFLYTTELESLASLCFRAFDGCNYEVRCAVARLLGTLIACTQNGSLRNFSSMTASASSTKSLRPVSLDEALGVLMAGFLRGGVSFLKGTGEIIKGSSGVNREVRVGVTHAYVVFVQTMGGLWLERNLQPFLVHVLDLVANPKAASSHVDAVYSRKCINFILRSVIGKMLGEKAQSSACKELVHLIAKQMNSIDFNPENAKDSNQETLFSQHLLVCALQELGSLVLLLGTTAQNLLADQSLNFIDAICAVLIHPCMAARLAAAWCLRCVCVAVPGQITPLIDRFIDAIEKMRTSPDAISGYSGALAAVLGGVRYSPLGIPHTRGKIIFNTAEELLRTASQNSRLSLNRTQAGWLLIGAIMTLGVPVVKGLLPRMLLLWRNAFPRSTKELESEKARGDAFTWQVTLEGRAGALSVMHSFLLHCPELVTDDITRRLLTPIESALAMLINITSVLKNYGQHLKAPTAMVRLRLYETLSLLPANALESSYTHLLRMLVSEFTLTENPANTTTSFLRQMCHGDDSIILGTWLQDTDHRTIEDQLQPNSAAGSGALEHDACCLYRGIAAGEQCPGPLPLGVAVIDMSVILFGLIFPKVANKHRLQMLEHFGECIKHAKSSRQEAVQMNIFTALLSGLKGLTETKSAIGQDDVRKSATNLIIGALTSANPILRCAAGEALGRIAQVVGDSRVTAELAQTSFDRLKSARDVVTRTGHSLALGCLHRYVGGMGSSQHLNTSVSILLALAQDGSSPVVQVWSLYALSLIADSGGPMFRGYVEPSLSLALKLLLTVPQSHVDVHQCIGRVLSALITTIGPELQGDANSVATARSSFLCAAAIMQAHSDPLVQAEATGCLQQLHLFAPRNVNLSTLVPNLCQNLSSNYLMLRKAAVSCLRQLTTREAKEVCEHAANLVSDEDRYALSDYGLPGVLFGMLDTESDSQMVRNIHDTITSMLQILAAENLSQWLSMCKNVLTVASDASVGAEGTLPGAAGGGGGGAGGAGGGGGGGGSGAAGKDGAAGDHRGEGDDGDDDDDDDDDDNMEFHAEDHQATHPAVQPRWPTRVFAAECVRKVIATCENASANHFDLLAAKEMQMTKSRGDFLVLHLSDLIRMAFMAATSDSDQLRLEGLKTLQEIIDKFAHVPEPEFPGHLLLEQFQAQVGAALRPAFSQDTPSHVTAAACEVCSAWIGSGVARDLNDLRRVHQLLVSNLSKLSSRTNSTQLYNESMATLEKLSILKAWGQVYIMAMVGHGAAPASQMLKALSSSAGSPSQLAGASAAQPKEFSRLAFDDEFGDFESRGESLLSLVQPELDNLSKHWLAALKDYALLSLPAEYASQLPHDGGAFYTNDTMNLSKPHYLISWPSILYAAALWLNAEGFRQGDDEGQLSRAQEEDRANANDVPSAKGQTASVTNSGTAATAISHGSPSADRFHLIFGICMEALCSTRTNEKLDSVIACLQSLYTVFDSAWSREMLMQNKTLPVELCNVLHRLILTRDSVQVQYLCISILKQTIAAANECLEREKEVERRKKVARIATTGGEQGEQAGENNGNDEPVEEPSHELDFLGEGGEEGEILPGKSLVYAVLEVVLCLLARQIPGMNPSQSTRVANEQLQRQLAQAQNGLIKLGDDNCLLVAHAIQSLNELPKLCSPLGALSILPTILYLTTGVIKEVATKSVHDESPIASTNVVVQAAVQLLKTLATDRYGRHELSGEEWCKLLQSALGRLIDLTKTGCEETKMDEVTVMLAIAVFLLHSPAGVVSVLNLQYPCINHFRQCFQSASLPVRLKCVQTMRSIFANGDLRVSTPYIHALAPRLIEQLYSEQARNPTNEHELALVLEGITTVETLIALAEPQNRIQMLTLLVPILINYLDDPEEPKQLAPQQQQRTKSKYVTALNDHAIQWLMKIGLKYPQEFKTFMAQAPDLRRKLEAAIKRNQMNATLQKSKSEAANAAARNSAAQQQKPTIQLKTDFSNFSFA from the exons ATGGGGCACATCGAAAATCTGTCGCTATTTcg CTATATTCGCGACGCGGCGACACAGTCGTTAAAACACTTCCCGCAGCTTCACCCGTtcgacagcagcagccccgACGGCGCAGAAGCgcaggaagaggaggaagcggAGGCGGAACTAAGCGCCAGAATGGAGCTGTCGCACAGTCTCACGCTCAACGAGGCCGCCCTCAGCCAGCTGCCTGAGCAGAAGCGGCCCGTATTCATCTTCGAATGGTTGCGCTTCCTGGACAAGGTGCTGGTCGCGGCCCAAAAGTCCGACATCAAGGGCTGCCAGAAGAAGCTGGTCGAGCAGCTGACGCAACACATCCAGGGGGCGCCGGGGCCGCCCACGCGCAAGCTGATCGCCCGCTGTCTGGCCACCCTCTTCTCGGTCGGCGACACGTTTCTGCTGTTCGAAACGGTCAACAAGTGCAATGACATACTGAAAAACAAGGACGATTCGCCGAGCTACCTGCCGACTCGGCTGGCCGCGATCTGCGTGGTGGGCTGCATGTACGAGAAGCTTGGCCGCATGATGGGCCGCTCGTACGAGGAGACGGTCCAGATCCTGCTCAAGTCGCTCAAGAACGCGGAATCGCAGTCGCGCATCGAGATCATGATGACGCTGGAGAAGGTGTGCGCCGGCATGGGCTCGGCCATCGCGAACGTGCACAAGGACATCTACAAGGCGGTGCGGTACTGTCTGACCGATCGCGTGATGGCGGTGCGGGTGGCCGCCTCCAACTGTCTGCTGGAGATGACCGGGCACGCCCCGTTCCTGTACACGACCGAGCTGGAAAGCTTGGCCTCGCTGTGCTTCCGCGCGTTCGACGGCTGCAACTACGAGGTGCGGTGCGCGGTGGCCCGGCTGCTCGGCACACTGATCGCCTGCACGCAGAACGGCAGCCTGCGCAACTTTAGCAGCATGACGGCGTCGGCCTCGAGCACGAAATCGCTCCGGCCGGTGTCGCTGGACGAGGCGCTCGGCGTGCTGATGGCGGGCTTTCTGCGCGGCGGCGTCTCCTTCCTGAAGGGCACGGGCGAAATCATCAAGGGCAGCTCGGGCGTAAATCGGGAGGTGCGCGTCGGCGTCACCCACGCGTACGTGGTGTTCGTGCAGACGATGGGCGGGCTGTGGCTGGAGCGCAACCTGCAGCCGTTCCTGGTGCACGTGCTCGACCTGGTGGCCAACCCGAAGGCGGCCTCGTCCCACGTCGATGCGGTGTACTCGCGCAAGTGCATCAACTTCATACTGCGCTCCGTCATCGGCAAGATGCTGGGCGAGAAGGCGCAATCGTCCGCCTGCAAGGAGCTGGTACACCTGATCGCGAAGCAGATGAACTCGATCGACTTCAATCCGGAGAACGCGAAAGACTCCAACCAGGAGACGCTGTTCAGCCAGCATCTGCTCGTGTGCGCGCTGCAGGAGCTGGGCagcctggtgctgctgctcggcacCACCGCGCAGAACCTGCTCGCCGACCAGTCGCTCAACTTCATCGACGCCATCTGCGCCGTGCTGATCCATCCGTGCATGGCGGCCCGGCTAGCGGCCGCCTGGTGTTTACGGTGCGTTTGCGTTGCCGTGCCAGGGCAGATCACGCCACTGATCGATCGGTTTATCGATGCGATCGAGAAGATGCGCACCTCGCCGGACGCCATTTCCGGGTACAGTGGAGCGCTGGCGGCCGTGCTCGGTGGCGTACGGTACTCACCGCTTGGGATACCGCACACGCGCGGGAAAATCATCTTCAACACCGCCGAAGAGCTGCTGCGTACGGCAAGCCAGAACAGCCGGCTGTCGCTCAATCGAACGCAGGCCGGCTGGCTGCTGATCGGAGCCATCATGACGCTGGGGGTGCCGGTGGTGAAGGGTCTGCTGCcccggatgctgctgctctggAGGAACGCATTTCCCCGCTCGACCAAGGAGCTGGAATCGGAGAAGGCACGCGGGGACGCCTTCACCTGGCAGGTGACGCTCGAGGGCCGGGCCGGGGCGCTGTCCGTGATGCACAGCTTCCTGCTGCACTGTCCCGAGCTCGTGACGGACGATATTACGCGCCGGCTGCTGACACCGATCGAGAGCGCTTTGGCGATGCTGATCAA caTAACGTCCGTGCTGAAAAACTACGGCCAGCATCTGAAAGCACCGACGGCGATGGTACGCCTGCGGCTGTACGAAACGTTATCGCTGCTGCCCGCGAACGCGCTGGAATCGTCCTACACGCACCTGCTGCGCATGCTGGTGTCGGAGTTTACGCTGACGGAGAATCCGGCCAACACGACCACCTCCTTTCTGCGGCAGATGTGCCATGGGGATGATTCGATCATACTGGGCACCTGGCTGCAGGACACCGACCATCGCACGATCGAAGATCAG CTTCAACCGAACAGTGCCGCCGGTTCGGGTGCCCTGGAACACGATGCCTGCTGCCTGTACCGTGGCATCGCTGCCGGTGAGCAGTGCCCGGGCCCGCTGCCGCTCGGCGTCGCCGTGATCGACATGTCCGTCATACTGTTCGGGCTAATCTTCCCCAAGGTGGCGAACAAGCACCGGCTCCAGATGCTGGAGCACTTTGGCGAGTGCATCAAGCACGCGAAAAGCTCGCGCCAGGAAGCGGTCCAGATGAACATCTTCACCGCCCTGCTCAGCGGGCTGAAGGGTTTGACCGAGACGAAGTCAGCGATCGGGCAGGACGATGTGCGCAAGAGCGCAACGAACCTGATCATCGGCGCGCTGACCAGTGCCAATCCGATACTGCGCTGTGCGGCGGGAGAGGCGCTCGGCCGCATCGCCCAGGTGGTGGGCGATTCGCGCGTAACGGCCGAGCTGGCCCAGACCAGCTTCGATCGGTTGAAGTCGGCCCGGGACGTGGTGACGCGCACGGGCCATTCGCTGGCCCTCGGCTGCCTCCATCGGTACGTCGGCGGGATGGGCTCGTCGCAGCATCTGAACACGAGCGTGTCGATACTGCTGGCGCTCGCCCAGGACGGCAGCTCGCCGGTCGTACAGGTGTGGTCGCTTTACGCACTGTCGCTGATAGCCGATTCCGGCGGTCCCATGTTCCGCGGGTACGTTGAGCCGTCGCTGTCGCTCGCGCtcaagctgctgctgaccgTCCCGCAATCGCACGTGGACGTGCACCAGTGCATAGGGCGTGTGCTGAGCGCCCTGATCACGACGATCGGGCCGGAGCTGCAGGGCGACGCGAACTCCGTTGCAACGGCGCGCTCGTCGTTCCTGTGCGCGGCCGCCATCATGCAGGCGCACTCGGACCCGCTGGTGCAGGCGGAGGCGACGGGCtgcctgcagcagctgcacctGTTCGCGCCGCGCAACGTCAACCTGTCGACGCTCGTCCCGAACCTGTGCCAGAACCTGAGCAGCAACTATTTGATGCTGCGCAAGGCGGCCGTCTCCTGCCTGCGCCAGCTGACGACGCGCGAAGCGAAGGAGGTGTGCGAGCACGCGGCCAACCTGGTGAGCGACGAGGACCGGTACGCGCTGTCGGATTACGGGCTGCCGGGCGTGCTGTTCGGCATGCTCGACACGGAAAGCGACAGCCAGATGGTGCGCAACATTCACGACACCATCACCTCGATGCTGCAGATACTGGCCGCGGAAAATCTGTCCCAGTGGTTGAGCATGTGCAAGAATGTGCTTACCGTCGCGTCGGATGCGTCGGTCGGCGCGGAAGGCACGCTTCCCGGTGCAGCGGGAGGAGGAGGCGGCGGGGCCGGTGGtgctggcggtggcggtggtggtggtggtagtggggCAGCCGGCAAGGATGGCGCTGCCGGGGACCACCGGGGCGAAGGAGACGAtggcgacgatgacgatgacgacgatgacgatgacaatATGGAGTTCCATGCGGAGGACCACCAGGCAACGCATCCGGCGGTGCAGCCGCGCTGGCCGACCCGCGTGTTTGCGGCCGAGTGCGTGCGCAAGGTGATTGCGACGTGCGAAAATGCCAGCGCGAACCATTTCGATCTGCTGGCGGCGAAGGAGATGCAGATGACCAAGTCGCGCGGCGACTTCCTGGTGCTGCATCTGTCCGACCTGATCCGGATGGCGTTCATGGCGGCGACGAGCGATTCGGACCAGCTGCGGCTGGAGGGCCTGAAGACGCTGCAGGAAATCATCGACAAGTTTGCGCACGTGCCGGAGCCCGAGTTCCCGGGCCACCTGCTGCTCGAGCAGTTCCAGGCGCAGGTCGGGGCGGCCCTGCGGCCCGCCTTCTCGCAGGACACGCCGTCCCACGTGACGGCGGCCGCGTGCGAGGTGTGCAGCGCGTGGATCGGGTCCGGTGTCGCGCGCGATCTGAACGATCTGCGGCGCGTCCATCAGCTGCTTGTGTCGAACCTGAGCAAGCTGAGCAGCCGCACCAACAGCACGCAGCTGTACAACGAAAGCATGGCCACGCTGGAGAAGCTGAGCATCCTGAAGGCCTGGGGCCAGGTGTACATTATGGCGATGGTGGGGCACGGTGCCGCCCCGGCCAGCCAGATGCTGAAGGCGCTCAGCTCGTCCGCCGGCTCCCCTTCGCAGCTGGCAGGTGCGTCCGCCGCCCAGCCGAAAGAGTTCAGCCGGCTGGCGTTCGACGACGAGTTTGGCGATTTCGAGAGCCGGGGCGAAAGCTTGCTCTCGCTAGTGCAGCCCGAGCTGGACAATCTGTCCAAGCATTGGCTGGCGGCGCTGAAAGACTACGCACTGCTGTCGCTGCCGGCGGAGTACGCGAGCCAGCTGCCCCACGACGGGGGAGCGTTCTACACGAACGACACGATGAATCTTTCCAAACCGCACTATTTGATTTCGTGGCCATCGATCCTGTACGCGGCAGCCCTGTGGCTGAACGCGGAAGGATTCCGGCAGGGCGACGACGAGGGCCAGCTGTCCCGCGCCCAGGAAGAGGACAGAGCGAACGCGAACGATGTGCCGAGCGCGAAGGGACAAACGGCGTCCGTCACGAACAGTGGCACCGCCGCCACTGCGATATCGCACGGTAGCCCGAGCGCGGACCGGTTCCACCTCATCTTTGGCATCTGCATGGAGGCGCTGTGCAGTACGCGCACGAACGAGAAGCTGGACAGTGTGATCGCCTGCCTGCAGTCGCTCTACACGGTGTTCGATTCGGCCTGGTCGCGCGAGATGCTCATGCAGAACAAAACGCTCCCCGTGGAGCTGTGCAACGTGCTGCATCGGTTGATACTGACGCGGGACAGCGTGCAGGTACAGTACCTGTGCATTTCGATACTGAAACAAACGATAGCGGCCGCGAACGAGTGTCTGGAGCGGGAGAAGGAGGTGGAGCGGCGAAAGAAGGTGGCACGCATCGCCACTACTGGCGGCGAGCAGGGCGAGCAAGCGGGTGAAAATAATGGTAACGACGAACCGGTGGAAGAGCCATCCCACGAGCTGGACTTCCTCGGCGAAGGCGGAGAAGAGGGCGAAATATTGCCCGGCAAGTCGCTAGTGTATGCGGTGCTGGAGGTCGTTCTGTGCCTGCTAGCGCGCCAGATACCGGGCATGAACCCGTCCCAGAGTACGCGCGTGGCGAACGAGCAGCTGCAGCGCCAGCTGGCCCAGGCCCAGAACGGGCTGATCAAGCTCGGCGACGACAACTGTCTGCTGGTGGCGCACGCAATCCAAAGCCTGAACGAGCTGCCGAAGCTGTGCTCGCCGCTTGGCGCCCTGTCCATCCTGCCCACCATCCTGTACCTAACGACGGGCGTCATCAAGGAGGTGGCGACCAAATCGGTGCACGACGAGTCGCCGATCGCCAGCACGAACGTGGTGGTGCAGGCGGCGGTGCAGCTGCTGAAAACGCTCGCCACCGACCGGTACGGGCGGCACGAGCTGTCCGGCGAGGAGTGGTGCAAGCTGCTGCAGAGCGCCCTCGGCCGCCTGATCGATCTCACCAAGACGGGCTGCGAGGAGACGAAGATGGACGAGGTGACGGTGATGCTGGCGATCGCGGTCTTTCTGCTGCACTCGCCGGCCGGCGTCGTGTCGGTGCTGAACCTGCAGTACCCGTGCATCAACCACTTCCGGCAGTGCTTCCAGAGCGCCTCGCTGCCGGTACGCCTGAAGTGTGTGCAGACGATGCGCTCGATCTTTGCGAACGGCGACCTGCGCGTGTCCACGCCGTACATACACGCGCTCGCACCCCGGCTGATCGAGCAGCTGTACTCGGAGCAGGCGCGCAACCCAACCAACGAACACGAGCTGGCGCTGGTGCTGGAAGGTATAACGACGGTGGAGACGCTGATTGCACTGGCGGAACCGCAGAATC GCATCCAGATGCTAACCTTGCTCGTACCCATCCTCATCAACTACCTGGACGATCCAGAGGAACCGAAGCAGTTAGCGccccagcaacaacaacgaaccAAATCGAAGTACGTGACCGCACTGAACGATCACGCCATACAGTGGCTAATGAAGATCGGGCTAAAGTATCCGCAAGAGTTCAAAACGTTCATGGCACAAGCGCCCGACCTGCGCCGCAAGCTGGAAGCGGCCATCAAGCGCAACCAGATGAACGCCACGCTGCAGAAGAGCAAGAGCGAGGCGGCCAATGCGGCCGCCCGGAACAGTGCCGCCCAGCAGCAGAAACCGACGATACAGCTGAAGACGGATTTCAGCAATTTTAGCTTCGcatag